Sequence from the Clupea harengus unplaced genomic scaffold, Ch_v2.0.2, whole genome shotgun sequence genome:
GAGAAGACCTACAAGTTTGTTGAGGTAAGACCATCTgcttcacacagacagcacagtcaCTGGCATGTGGCATGAAATGTAACATTGATCAACACTTTTCCATGCCAGTAAAGGAAGCAGGAATCTGGGTGTGTTAGTGCCAGAAAATGATGGCCTCTATAGTTCTGACCTGACTTTGATCAAGCCATcattccttgtttttttcccctcccattCTTCAGAAATTCCTTGCTGACACTAAGACACTCTACCTTGCCGAGTTGGAGGAGGTTGACTTCATCTCAAATGCAGAGGCCGAGTAAAAATCAACAAATGGGTGGAGAAAGACACAAGGTAATCATCAATCAGTGCTGAAACCCAAACAGCATAAccttacatacaaaacacctcTTTTTGTACCTTTCTGTCACTCCCGTAAAAATGAAACAGCTCCTCTAATTCGTCtaatgatttatttgtgtttcaaTTTCTCTGTTCTTGATTTGTTGATCCATCTATATTGTAGAGAAAATCAAGGACCTGTTGGCTGAAAAGGATGTGGATGATGCAACAAGACTTGTGCTGGTAAACGCCACCTACTTCAAAGGCGACTGGGAGATGAAGTTCAACAGTGACGACACCACTGAAGTACAATTTAAGATCAACAAGGTAATGGTTGTCAAAAACAGTTGATAATGAACTCCCCtcccatgtgcttgtgtgtattaagtccttgtgtctgtttgcagaATGAAAGTAAGCCTGTGCAAATGATGCAGCAGACAGCTGTGTTCTCCTTAACCTACGTCCCCGATGTCGACTGCCAGATTCTGGAACTCCCCTATGAGGGTAAAGACATGAGCATGCTCGTTATGCTCCCAAAAAACATGGAGGACAACGCCACTGGACTGGAGAGGGTAAAACAGTGACGTTCATAGTAATGCTAGATGGGATGGTACAAAATTTCTAACATAGaactgaatgaaaaaaatacaacattagATGAAATATCTCTAACCTATTATCAGCCTAACCTAACCTATTAGAGGTTATAGTTTATGTACGTAAGTGTTTTTGTCAACTACAAACTAATATTTTAATGTTCAAACTTGAAAAAGTAAGCATGTAGTCCTTTTCATCAGCTTTGCTAGCTTTGTAACAGAGGGTCCAACAGAGGGATCATTAGAGATTCAGACATTCAGATACCCAGTCCTTGCTCTGATATATAAcctctctctttgccactcCCTAAGCTGGAGCAGATGCTCACGTATGACAAACTTGTGGAGTGGACCAGGCCTGACATGATGCACACCGTGTGGGCCCAGGTGGGTCTCCCCAGGTTCAAGCTGGAAGAGACCTATGATCTCGAGGAGATCCTGGTCAGCATGGGCATGGTGGATGCCTTTAGCCTCCAGAAGTGTGACTTCTCCGACATGTCCTGCGACAAACTGGTTCTGTCCAAGGTCGTGCACAAGTCCTTTGTGGAAGTGAACGAGGAGGGCACTGTGGCAGGCGCAGCTACAGCTGCCATCATGATTTCTGGCTCTGTCGGGATGCCCCCAGAAAGGTTCATGGCAGACcaccccttcctcttcttcatccgaCACAACCCCACACAGAGCATCCTCTTCTATGGCCGCTACAGCTCCCCTTAAGCTGAGGCTAGAGTGGTAAAGAAGTCTACATAGAAAGATGTCTCAGGAATGTCTGAAGAGATCCTATGTCTGACTAGCTACCTGTAACCTAAAGTCTTACTATAAATTTGAATTTTTCTTCTCATTGGACAGTAGTCTCATACTGGATGCTTTAAGAATGTTACTCTACCTAACTGTATGAACCTGGGAGAGGCAGTTGTAACACGAGCACTTCTTGCAGCCAAAGATATTAAAACAATCCGTATGTGGTTATTGACTTGTTATACCATGTcacatgtcaaataaatataCTGGAAATATAGTGCCATTGTCTCAGTATTTGTGCTTTAAGGGGAAAAACAAATGATGTTTTAACACATATTGCCTCATAAAGCCTCAGCACTAGAGACACTCGTTTAATAATGGTTCATTTGACCAGCAGGTACAGTCCAGCAATAGAACTCACACTCCAATAGAATCAGTCAGATGCAGCAAAAAGTATTGCAAGAGACTGCTTAtttagacaaacaaataaaaagctgAGAATTGTCCCTGTAGTTCACCAGTGCCGGTTAGGTCTAACCATTTGCTTCtgaggtgtatatatatatatttatatacacgtCTCGAAATACATTTCTTACTGTAGTTAAATAACTAAGTTTGTGTCCGGGAGCCATGCTAGGGCTTCATTGTTCAAAGTAGACAGTGCCTGAGGACCAGGGCACTGGTACTTGGTGCAGCCGTTGATGATGTGATCAGCAGTTTGCTCTTAAGCCCCACAAGGTTTGTAAGTTGTTGTACGAGTTGACTAACAAGAGCTAAGAGATAAACAAGTGTACATGCTGCATGAGTGGTGCACTGATGCGTAAGTTTGATTGGATTTAAGTCATTGCATCAAGACTGGAAATCTAACTCCAAGACAAGGTCAATGCAGttgaattttgtatttattgctgTTAATTCCAAggagaaaaaattaaataaaaaaaatcaacaattgGCATAAAATCATCCTAGAAATACAGTATATCTGACCTTTCCGGTACATAATGACATTTAGATATCAAAgaatacagtaaacacacaactGAAGGTAACAGTTTACCTTGTACACAGTACAGCATTTTTTAACCACTAAAAAGTTTGACAAGTATAACTGGCAGATTTATGTCTACAACAATCCCATGAGATCGCAAGGTTCATCCAACAACATCAACTTAATGTAGTGGTCCACCTTTTACCATGTAAGCATTTCGGCCTTCTTGTGTTTCAGTACAAAGTCCCACTATGCAGATTGATGTTTAGTGTAACTAAAATTATGTTTCTGTTGTTGCTCTTCTCTTCAAGCAAAATAGGTTTACAATTTCAGCAgtcacttcagaacattttaagAAAATCCTTAAGCACTGAACTGAAATATTAACTGCTCACCAAAATAATCGCACTCAGAAACCTAACCTGGAGTACGAGAGTAATGTCAGTGTTCTCCTTCTCTTGCAAGTTTTCTTTCTGACAGTGACAGTAGCGCTCATGTTCATTACGATCCTATTCCATTTTCATTATCGAGTCTAACTATGCATATGTTTCTTAAAATTGGCATGACCTGCTAAGAGTCTACTAATCTAGGCTTTGTCCTTGGTGAAACCAGAGTATATCATAGTTgcacgagagaaaaaaaaacaccatcaaaacaaaacacacaaacaaaaataaggaCGGACAAACAACGAGGCTGTAAAGTGAACAGTGAGTAAAAAAcaacaattaaaacaaacagaatgCCACTTCTCCAGAGGGGAAGCTACCGCATCGATACAAACAAGCCGACGGAGCTACGCTTGAAAGTCAACACTGACTGGCGTTAGGGAGAGCTGTGATACCCAATGGCACCATCTAGTGGCAATACAGCACAGTGCATCGTCTGAGGCCTACTGGATGGGATTACACAGTAGTTAGTCAAATTTGCAGAGTGCTGTTTGTCATTGCGAGAACCTTGAACTCAGTTTTGCTGAGGGTAGTCTTTGTAGAACCCTTACTTGATATAGTGCATATTGCCCAAACGAGAAAAACAATAACAGCAGCTATTTTTCACTATGACATGATGAAAACATGATAAAAGAAACTTTCTAGTTGGGAATTCACATTATGTAGACTGGAAATGCgctcaaatgtttttgtttttgtgtaggAGTAAAACTGAAATTCCTTAGCACTAAGAAGTCTAAACTGCTGtacattcaaaacactgcagcaaaagggaaaaaaggaaacaaaattctatttcccccttttttgttgtattttctttactgtATAATTCAActtcaacaacaataatacaaattaaCCAAACATAGTTTTCTTTTCCAGAGCATAAATATACAATTGTAAAAAAGGTAAGAAACCCTTGACATAGACCACTATGGATCCCCCTTTTTAAATCAATGAACAAATCATTTCAAAAACCTTTCATACTCGTAGGAGACACATATgccttttgttattttcttttttaaacatctttaaaaaataaattagtaAACATAAGCCGCTGTCTTGGGGCGAGTCTTCAGTGCAAAATACCAGAAGCCACTTGGAAAGAGTCCCTACATGAAGCAagacagcttctctctctctctctctccctcttgtgtaCAAACAAGGAGGCACAAGTATTCACATTTGCCAAGTCTTTAGTCACACCTGAAGAAATGCAAAGATGAAATGGCGGGACAGGAGTGGCGGTGAGATGAAGAGCTCAGCCGATACCCCCACCCTCCTAATATAGTGTTTACGGGTGGATTGCCAACGTCCAACAGGAGATGTTTGGTGGGTGCAGCGACTCATCCTTCCGTGTTATCTAGTGCTTCAGAATTGTGAGAGGCGACATACTTTAGCCGGAAACCAcctggagtgacagagagtagcaagagtgagtgagatccAAATTGTGAAATCTTTTAtaggcatatactgtatatgtgtgaaggATTCATTTGTCATCATAGAATAATCCTGGAAGGTCCTGCCTAGAAGCTGCTAAGGGGCCTAGAAttcttctggaacattctgaaccACCATCTTTGAAAGAAGAGCTCTCTGTGCACTTTTTGCCAGAATACAGAATATAGAGGCTTTATTTAGAACCCTCAGAAAGAAAGGGCATTACAGAGGAGTTTTCAAATAAATCCCTTGTTCTTCAAGGCTGAAAAGGTTCCAAAATGAATCCCTTTAGGGTGTTTCTATGTGAAACCAAACAAACTACGGTTTATACGGATGTACAGACTAAAGACATGAAGCGCCTTGAAGGCTACCTTGCTGTGTGGCGTCAATGGAGGGCTGCTTGCAGTCCTGTGCAATGTGCCCGGTGGTGCCGCAGTTGTAGCAGGAGATGTTGCCATTCTTCTTGTTGATGCCCCCCACGCCCGCCATGGCCACGCCGGCACCCTGCATGGAGCCCATGGTGGTTGGGTACACCTGCGGGTAGAAGCCCCTCAAGGCCGCCATCTGCTGAGGTAGCTGTtgctgcagagggaggagagtgggaaGATGTGCGGCATCTGCTGGAAAACCTGCCTAGCCGGCGCCATCTGGTGGAAGTAGTAACTGGACACgtggccgccgccgccgccgccgccgccgccgccgccgctgggTTGATGCTGATGGCACCCACGGGGTGTTGATGGGACACTGGGGCCCCCGAGCCGCTCTCGGATCCAGCTTAGCAACGTGTCATGGTGAAAAGAAATAAGGTGGCGGAGGTGAGCTgcaacattcatttcattttacgaTGATTTCCTCAATAACATAGCGCAACTGTGGCATAAAAGCAAAGTCAAACTGGAGATATGGCTTACTCATTGAACATCGGAAGACTGAACATGCAACTGCCTCACACCAGTTTTTCTAATAGCAAGAGTAACCACACAACCATAAAATAAAACCCACAAACCCAATCGGTTCTTTTCTGACAGCCGTTGTGTGTCCCTCTTTCTCGATGCATGGACTTTGTAGTATGAAGCAACAGTTTCTTATGAACACACCCTAACGTAATCGGCTGTCCACGGGGGCACGTTCCAGCTGGGTGTGGCAGCGTGGGTTTGGTTGGGTTACAGTGTCCTTTGAATTGAGAAATATCTTTCCAAagaattgttttaaaaaaaatgctttccaaAGAACAGTTTTCACACAGCCTGTATTAGAGAGCACTCTGTTCTCAGGCAACTTACCTAAGGAATCAAGAAAATAATTTTTGTCTGAATTTtaggtatgtgtttttttattaccaAGAGAAAATGAATTGATTAATTATAACTTATAACTTTCAGAGTTTAGAACCAACTAACTATATTAGGTCTTCCAATCAGTTTTGAGCTGATTAGGTGGTTAGGCCAAGACTAGTTCTGATTGCAGTTGACCTGGTAATGTTCAAAAAGGTGCTTAACTGCAGGTCTGTTCTCAAACTCAGAGAAAACATCAGAGCCTGATTTCTGATCAGATATTCTGGATGTTTCGGAGATTTTTCTAACTTTCAGTTGTTCACATCAGCAATATTTTTAAGATTGTAGAAAGGTGGCAATGATTTTTAGCATTTTTACTTCTTTTAACCTCAATCCAGAGGACAACTGCAACAGCAAACTCAGTGGCATAAAGAATAATGCAATGTGATAATGGTGTGAAAATGTAAGGTTACACACCACAGTTTtattaagtaaaaaaaagtctcaGACATTTCCTGAGAACTACTAGATGTACAGAGTCCAGAGAGCAGACTCTGTACATCTAGTAGTTCTCAGGAAATGTCTGAGTTGCATTAGCCAACCTGTTCCATGGAATAGGGGAGTGGCTGAGCATGCAGTGGAATATAAATTTGGGAAGTGAGGTgagaatgacattaaacatctcTGCGTTGGTGGTGAGAAATCACTTGATACCAGAAGCGAAATACATTTTAACGGTAAGTTCTACTGACTTTCTTAAGGGTTAAAGAGATTTCAATGGGGAATTCTCTATGATTGCTACAATTTAGCCTTGGTTATGTGTGGTGCTCACAACTTTTTTGGTGTATGGCCATTAGAATGACACGGTGAGATGAAATACAGTTTTGACTCATATGACTCCTTTATCCCATTCCCTATAGGTCAGACAATGGAGGCACTGGCAGCAGCAAACGCAAACTTCTCTCTTGAACTTTTCAAGAAGATCACGGAGATCACGAAGGCCAAGAACACCGGCAATGTGTTCTACTCACCACTCAGCATCTCTTCTGCGTTGGCCATGGTCTCTCTCGGAGCCAAGGGAAATACTGAAGTCCAAATGCATGAGGTGAGTTCACAATGCACACAGTTCAGTGAAGCCATAGATAGCTTCACTCAGGGCAACTGCATTCAGTGCATGATGTAGATGATAAGTGAGCACAGAATATAGTAACAGAACACTTATTAATAATCCTTTTACCTTTTTCCTGAAGATTCTGAACCTTGACAAAGTCGAGGATGATGTCCATGTTATCATTACCCACAAGAACCGAACAGAACAGGACAGTTCAGTAATGCAGCAAGACCCAAAACTCCTCACGCTGTTTTTAGAACTTTTGAAAAAATGCTGCACAATACATTCGTAGCATGTCCATAACGTAGCAACAACAAGCGGACCGGGAGCACTCTGGTTCTGAGGAAGGTTAATGTTACCTGGCCTACTTATAGTCAATGACGATTACCCGTATACAGAAGCCAcgtttttaaaaatattttattaaacgGAGACAATTCATTCGGATAGTGTGTTTTGCTTTTAACTGAGCAAAATGATGCTGGCAGACATGAATGCGTAGGAAAGAATCTTAAATGCTTTTTTTCCTTATCTCCTTTAgtatagggtacactggagcatcctttatGAATGGAAAATAGATAGTATCGCCCCACAACTCCTTgcgacagcaacaacaacccaaTCAACAACCGATCAATGTGACCCAAGCCAATAACGTCCACCTTCGCATAATTAGTAGCCTAGTATATATGCAGTCGGATTTTCTTTGCACCGCGGTTTTCTTCATGTCGTTTTCAAGGAAAAGTGTAGGAAAAGACGATAGAAAGGACCATACGACCTATAGTTTTATCGGCACAATATAACTGAACACTTATCAATaatccttttttcattttctctaaaGACCCTGAACCTTAACAAAGTTGAGGGTGATGTCCATGTTGCCTTCAACAAGCTCTTGGCTGAACTCAACAAAGAAGGAGCCCCATATGCACTGAGTCTGGCCAATCGCCTCTATGGAGAGAAGACCTACAAGTTTGTTGAGGTAAGACCATCTgcttcacacagacagcacagtcaCTGGCATGTGGCATGAAATGTAACATTGATCAACACTTTTCCATGCCAGTAAAGGAAGCAGGAATCTGGGTGTGTTAGTGCCAGAAAATGTTGGCCTCTATAGTTCTGACCTGACTTGATGATCAAGCCATcattccttgtttttttccctcccattCTTCAGAAATTCCTTGCTGACACTAAGACACTCTACCTTGCCGAGTTGGAGGCTGTTGACTTCATCTCAAATGCAGAGGCGGCCCGAGTAAAAATCAACAAATGGGTGGAGAAAAAGACACAAGGTAATCATCAATCAGTGCTGAAACCCAAACAGCATAAccttacatacaaaacacctcTTTTTGTACCTTTCTGTCACTGCCGTAAAAATGAAACAACTCCTCTTATTCGTCtaatgatttatttgtgtttcaaTTTATCTGTTCTTGATTTGTTGATCCATCTATATTGTAGAGACAATCAAGGATCTGTTGGCTGAAGGGATTTTGGATACTTATACAAGACTTGTGCTGGTAAACGCCCTCTACTTCAAAGGCGACTGGGAGAAGAAGTTCAACATTGTCAAGACCACTGAAGTACAATTTAAGATCAACAAGGTAATGGTTGTCAAAAACAGTTGATAATGAACTCCCCtcccatgtgcttgtgtgttttaaactaattgtgtctgtttgcagaATGAAAGTAAGCCTGTGCAAATGATGCATCAGACGGC
This genomic interval carries:
- the LOC116219789 gene encoding leukocyte elastase inhibitor-like produces the protein MEALAAANANFSLELFKKITEITKAKNTGNVFYSPLSISSALAMVSLGAKGNTEVQMHETLNLNKVEGDVHVAFNKLLAELNKEGAPYALSLANRLYGEKTYKFVEKFLADTKTLYLAELEAVDFISNAEAARVKINKWVEKKTQETIKDLLAEGILDTYTRLVLVNALYFKGDWEKKFNIVKTTEVQFKINKNESKPVQMMHQTATFSLTYVPDVDCQILELPYEGKDMSMLVMLPKNMEDNTTGLEKLEQKLTYDKLVEWTRPDMMHTVEVQVGLPRFKLEETYDLEEILVSMGMVDTFSPQKCDFSGMSCDNLVLSKVVHKSFVEVNEEGTVAGAATAAIVSRNSAMRPRETFMADHPFLFFIRHNPTQSILFYGRYSSP